The following is a genomic window from Ignavibacteria bacterium.
AATAAGTGAAAGCTAAATTAAAGAACTAAACAAAATTATTTTAATTTAATAAATTTTTCAACACCTAAAATTGTGCCTAATTTGAAGGAGTGACCCGGCGCTTGCCAAGGCAAGCGACCGGGTTTTTTGAGATGTATGTTATAGAGAATGCAAAGAAAATTAAAATCGTTAGTCCATTTGTCTTCTTAAGAAAGCAGGTTTTTGAAAGTCCTCGTCAAGATTCAAATCCTCAAAGCCAAAATCATCGTATTCATCTTTCTCTTTTACCGGCTCACTGAAATCTTCATTAAGGTTAATGTTGATTCCTCTTCTTTCAAAAGCCGGTTTGTCGAGTTTCTTCAAATCGTTATCACCGGGAATCTCGGTTATGTGATAATCGTTTTCCTGAACCTTTCTTGCAACCATAGGTTTTTTTACCGTCTGTTCATACTGTTCCTGAGTTTGCGGTTCGATAACTTTGCTCTCTTCTTTTTTTCCGTAATCGAAAATATTATGAACGTTTGTAGCTCCTGTATCGATAACTTCTTCTTTACGAAAACCGGTAGCAATGAGCGTTACCATCAGTTCATCTTCCTTCATCTTCGGGTCTTCGACCATTCCGAGAATCACACCTGAATCCCCGCCGACTTTTTCCATGATGATTTTGTTAATCAAATCGAATTCCTTAATCTTCAGCGAACCGTTAGTGCAGATGTTGGTAAGAACTCTCTTTGCACCTGTGATGTCAATATTCTCAAGCAATGGGTTATCAAGTGCAGCATGGGTTGCTTTTTCAGCACGCTCAGGACCTGAAGCTAATCCCGTTCCAATCATTGCATCACCCATTCCTTTCATTGTTGTCCTGACGTCAGCAAAGTCAACATTAATCTGACCTGCTTCTGTAATGATTTGAGAAATTCCTCTTGTTGCATGATAAAGAACTCTGTCAACGTGCTGGAATGCCTCACGCTGGGTAATTTCTTCGTCATCAAGAAGCTCAATCAATCGCTGATTAGGAATTATGATTAAGCTGTCAACTTCTCTTTTAAGTTTTTCAATACCATCATTTGCAAGCACGGATTTAACTTTGCCCTCAAAGTCAAAAGGTCTTGTTATTATTGCAACAACAAGAGCATCGAGACTTTTAGCAATTCTTGCAATTACAGGAGCGGCACCTGTTCCGGTTCCACCACCCATTCCTGCAGTGATAAATACCATGTCGCTTCCTTCAAGCGCGCGTGTAATTTCATCTCTGCTGTTCTCAGCAGATTTGGCTCCTTTTTCAGGATCCATACCTGCTCCCAGACCTTTAGTAATCTCACGACCGATTGTGATTTTAACATGCGCTTTGTTCAGCTCCAATACCTGGTTATCGGTATTGACCGCGATGAACTCGACACCGTTAATGCCTTCATCGACCATGTTATTAATAATGTTTCCGCCGCCGCCGCCCACTCCAACAACTCTAATCTTAGCACCATCAACATTGTTAGTAACTAGTTTAATTGCCATTTTTTTACCCTTTCAATTAAATTAATGATTTAAATAAATTTTTTTATAAAACTTTTTAGGAATATTCTCATTCCTTTTAAAGCACGACTGATGTTTTTTACATCAAAGCTCATCGAACCATGCTTTTATTTTTGTGAAAATAGTTTTTGCATTCATCGGGACTTTTTTTCTTGTTGGTTTTTTAAGTCCGAGATTATTAATATCGTTTAAGGTTTTTATCCTGTGAAGAATAAGTCCGACACCCGTTGCAAAAATCGGACTTTCAACTTCTTTGATTAACCCGCCTGAAACACCCGTTGGGATTCCGAGATTAACTTCTGTTCCGAGAATCTGCTCTGCAAGTTCCTTTGTTCCTTTTATAAGTGAACCACCGCCTGTAACCACAACACCTGCATGAAGCTCGTTTTGTATCTGAGAATTTTTTATTTCAATCGCTGCAAGCTCGAAGATGTCGGTCATTCTTGCTTGAATTATTCTTGCAAGGATGCTCTTCCTTGTTTTTTTCGGAACTTTTCCTTTTATCGATTCTACCTGAATCGTATCATCGTTAATGATTTCATCAATTGTTGCATAGCCATAATCACGTTTTATTCTTTCGGCTTCGCTTTCCGAAATTCCGATTGCCTCAACTATATCGTTTGTAACCAGACTTCCTGCAATGCCGATGCCTGCCGTGTATTTTAAAACCCCTTTTTTGAAAACAGCTATATCAGTTGTTCCGCCGCCAATGTCAATCATCGCAACACCAACTTTCTTTTCTGTTTCATCAAGTACTGAGTATGAAGACGCAATTGGTTCAAGAACTATGTCGTCGATTTCAAGTCCGCTGCTTGTAACGCATTTCGATAAATCATCAATCGATGAAACAAGACCTGTGATTATATTGACTTTTGCTTCAAGTTTTACTCCGAACATTCCTACCGGCAGCTCGAATATTCCATCTTTACCGTCGATAATATATTCCTGAGGAATTACATCAATAATTTTTGTATCACTCGGGAGCTTTAAAATTTTTGATTGCTCAACGAGCCGTCTTATATCGTCTTCTTCAATAACTCTATCAGGATTATTAATTCCTACAGCACTGCTTGACTGAATGCATCTTATGTGGTGTCCTGCAATACCGATTGATGCAGATTTGATAGTCAATCCGGAGTTTAATTCGGCTTCATTAATAGCTGACTTAATCGATTCAATTGTTTTATTAGGATTAACAACAATGCCTCTATGAAGACCATATGACGGTGATTTGCCGATGCCAAGTATTTCGACAGTTCCATCTGATTTTACACGCGACACTATGACGCAAATTTTTGTAGTTCCGACGTCAAGTCCGACAACAATATTATCATTTACTTCTTTCTGGTTTTTTGTTTTCTTTTTATCAGCCATTTAAATTAAATTTTATATTTAACCACTACCTGATTTGAAAATCTTAAATCAACATATTCTATTTCACGGGTCATAATTTTTGAAAAAATATTATTCATAAAATTATCATATAACCTCATTTTTGTTCGCACTACTTCCTGATATTCTTTGCTCTTCACATCCTGAGCGTTTGAATATGGAAGATAAAACGGAATTGATTTTTCATTTGAATAAACAATCAGCTTTGTCGAATCGGCAATGTTTATTTCAGAAATATTATTATACAACCCTTTGCTTTCCTTAAAAGCATTTAGAACGATGAACAATGCCGCACGCAATTCATTTTTATTTATATTGTTAAGACCTTTAATATTATCTTCAGTTCGAATACCGCTTATTACAGGCAAATCATAAATCTTCTCTATATTTCTATAAGGAAAAATTTCAAGCTCATCATCAATTAACTTAATTCCCATGCTTGTGTTTAGAACTGCAATCGGTCTTTTTTCTATGACTTCAATTTTAAGCAAATCAGGCGGTTCTTTACTCACAAAAGCTTTTTTAATTTCCGGATGCTTTGAAATTCTATCCTGAATTAAATCAATATTCAGTTCATCAAGGTTAATTGTCGAATCTTCTCTCAATCTTGCAATCTCAAGAATATCGGTTGATGGAATAGTGTGGTTTCCCTCGATTGTAATTTTATCATAGTTTAAATTATTACGCCATTTGTTCGCGAAGACAACCACTGCAGTAACCGAAACAGCAACAAGCAAAATTAGTCCTATGATTTTTGGTTTACTCAATTAATTATCAGTTGTTTATGTACTCTTTAATAAATTTATCACACAAATTTGTGATTGAACCCGCACCCTGAAAAATCAATGTATCGGAATTTTTAATTTCTTTTTTAATTCCATTTAGCAATTCAGTATCATTTTCAAAATAATATGAATCTTTTTTGTTCAGATTTTTGAGCTCGTTTAATATTAACTCGCTCGATATACCTTCAATTGCTTTTTCTCTTGCGGGATAAAGCTTTGCGAGAAATACAACATCATTATCTTTAAGCTCTTTTGCAAATTCTTTATAAAAATCCTTTGTCCGGGAATATAAATGCGGCTGAAAAACCGTTATTACTCTGCCGTCTGTATTCCGTCTTATTGCATCAAAACTTGCGCGCACTTCCGTAGGATGATGCGCATAATCATCATACACTTTTATTGCATTTTTGTATTTTAATTCAAGACGTCTTTTAACTCCACCGAAAGCATACAATGCCTTTGCTATAATATCATCTTTAATTCCGCACATAAAACCGCAAGCATAAGCGGCAGTCGCGTTAATTACATTATGTTTTCCCGGAACAGACAACTTCAGCTCTTTACCGTTTATTTTAAAATATTGAACTCCGTTTTCATTTCTCAAATCGCTGATGTAAAAATCATCATGTTCATTAAAACCAAACCGTTTTACATTTCCTAAGCCAATTAATAAGTTTTTTATATTTTCATCTCCGCTGTAAGCAACTATAACTCCATCAGGCTTCAGGTTCGAAATAAATTTTTTAAAGCTATCCATTATATCATTCAAATCTTTATAAACATCCGAATGGTCAAATTCTACGTTATTAATTACAGCAATGTCAGGATGCAGCGTTAAGAAACTTCTGTCGTATTCGTCAGCTTCAACAATTGCATATTCACCTTTTCCCAATCTGCTTGAGCTTCCGTTTAAGAAATCAAGATTACCTCCCACAAAAATAAGCGGGTCAGTATTAGCGTCGATAAAAACTTTTGAAATCATCGAAGAAGTAGTCGTCTTTCCATGCGCTCCGCTTACTGCAATAAGTTTCTTTGCATTTACAATCATTCCGAGCATCTCAGCACGTTTTATAAATTTGATTCCAAGCTCTTTTGCTTTTTTCAATTCAGGGTTATCTTCTTTCACGGCTGCTGTATAAATAATTAAATCCAAATCACTTGAAATATTTTCCGCTTTATGTTCATCAAAAATTTTTATTCCAAAAGTTTTTAATCTGTCGGTTATTTCGGATGATGCTGCATCACTGCCTGAAACTTCAATTCCCTGAACAGCAAGATATTCAGCTATGCCGCTCATACCGATTCCGCCAATTCCGATGAAATAAACTTTTTTAATATTTGATAATCCGTTATTCAATTATGCCGATTGTTGTGAAATATTTTTTTGAATATTCTTAAATTCATTTACTAATTCTTTATTGTTGCTATAATCCGCTAATCTCATTCTCAACCATCTTTTTCTGCTTTTTAATTTAAGCTTTACAATTCTATGAGGACTTTTTTCCTCGCTGTATCTTCTTTTTTCTCTCGAAAATTTTACCTGTAAAATGTCGCTGTATAAAATCGACCTTTCACCAAACCTGTTTCTCACAATAAATTTGTCATCTTGAAATATCAACTCGCGTGACCGCACATAATTGGAAATTAAAAGTATAAAAAACAGCGCAATGAAAACCAGAACTATGAATATTATCGGGTCGTTCAGAACGACATAAAAACTTCCGTCGGTAAAAGTTCCTCTAATTATTGCGTAACCTATAAGAAAGAACAGATAAATAATAAGTGAAGTATAATAAAAATCCAACTTGAATTTATATTTTCTGTCTTTCATTTTTTTGCTGTTTCAATTACTATTTTTGCAATCTTATCTGCAGCTTCAGGATCTGCAAATTTAAAAATGTTATCACTTAATTTTGCTAACCTGGTCTCATCAAATAAAACTTCATTTATCTTATTGAACAAATCTCCGTATAAATTTTTTTGTAAAATTACAATTGCGGCATTTTCTTTTTCCAAACTTCTTGCATTAAATTCCTGATGATTTTCTGTTGCAAAGGGGTATGGAACTAAAATCGCAGGTTGTTTCATTGATGCAAGCTCCATTATGCTGCCAATTCCCGCTCTGCAGATTACCAAATCAGCCGCGGAATAAGCAGTTTGCATATCATTTATAAATTCAAAAATTTTAATTCTATAAGAAAATTTTTCAAATTTATTTTTTAAATTTTCATATTGAGCTTTTCCTGTCTGCCAGATGATATTTATATTTTTTTCAGCCAATTTTTTTGCGATTTCTGCAATTGCATCATTTATTCCTG
Proteins encoded in this region:
- the ftsZ gene encoding cell division protein FtsZ produces the protein MAIKLVTNNVDGAKIRVVGVGGGGGNIINNMVDEGINGVEFIAVNTDNQVLELNKAHVKITIGREITKGLGAGMDPEKGAKSAENSRDEITRALEGSDMVFITAGMGGGTGTGAAPVIARIAKSLDALVVAIITRPFDFEGKVKSVLANDGIEKLKREVDSLIIIPNQRLIELLDDEEITQREAFQHVDRVLYHATRGISQIITEAGQINVDFADVRTTMKGMGDAMIGTGLASGPERAEKATHAALDNPLLENIDITGAKRVLTNICTNGSLKIKEFDLINKIIMEKVGGDSGVILGMVEDPKMKEDELMVTLIATGFRKEEVIDTGATNVHNIFDYGKKEESKVIEPQTQEQYEQTVKKPMVARKVQENDYHITEIPGDNDLKKLDKPAFERRGININLNEDFSEPVKEKDEYDDFGFEDLNLDEDFQKPAFLRRQMD
- the ftsA gene encoding cell division protein FtsA, translating into MADKKKTKNQKEVNDNIVVGLDVGTTKICVIVSRVKSDGTVEILGIGKSPSYGLHRGIVVNPNKTIESIKSAINEAELNSGLTIKSASIGIAGHHIRCIQSSSAVGINNPDRVIEEDDIRRLVEQSKILKLPSDTKIIDVIPQEYIIDGKDGIFELPVGMFGVKLEAKVNIITGLVSSIDDLSKCVTSSGLEIDDIVLEPIASSYSVLDETEKKVGVAMIDIGGGTTDIAVFKKGVLKYTAGIGIAGSLVTNDIVEAIGISESEAERIKRDYGYATIDEIINDDTIQVESIKGKVPKKTRKSILARIIQARMTDIFELAAIEIKNSQIQNELHAGVVVTGGGSLIKGTKELAEQILGTEVNLGIPTGVSGGLIKEVESPIFATGVGLILHRIKTLNDINNLGLKKPTRKKVPMNAKTIFTKIKAWFDEL
- a CDS encoding FtsQ-type POTRA domain-containing protein, with amino-acid sequence MSKPKIIGLILLVAVSVTAVVVFANKWRNNLNYDKITIEGNHTIPSTDILEIARLREDSTINLDELNIDLIQDRISKHPEIKKAFVSKEPPDLLKIEVIEKRPIAVLNTSMGIKLIDDELEIFPYRNIEKIYDLPVISGIRTEDNIKGLNNINKNELRAALFIVLNAFKESKGLYNNISEINIADSTKLIVYSNEKSIPFYLPYSNAQDVKSKEYQEVVRTKMRLYDNFMNNIFSKIMTREIEYVDLRFSNQVVVKYKI
- the murC gene encoding UDP-N-acetylmuramate--L-alanine ligase, whose translation is MNNGLSNIKKVYFIGIGGIGMSGIAEYLAVQGIEVSGSDAASSEITDRLKTFGIKIFDEHKAENISSDLDLIIYTAAVKEDNPELKKAKELGIKFIKRAEMLGMIVNAKKLIAVSGAHGKTTTSSMISKVFIDANTDPLIFVGGNLDFLNGSSSRLGKGEYAIVEADEYDRSFLTLHPDIAVINNVEFDHSDVYKDLNDIMDSFKKFISNLKPDGVIVAYSGDENIKNLLIGLGNVKRFGFNEHDDFYISDLRNENGVQYFKINGKELKLSVPGKHNVINATAAYACGFMCGIKDDIIAKALYAFGGVKRRLELKYKNAIKVYDDYAHHPTEVRASFDAIRRNTDGRVITVFQPHLYSRTKDFYKEFAKELKDNDVVFLAKLYPAREKAIEGISSELILNELKNLNKKDSYYFENDTELLNGIKKEIKNSDTLIFQGAGSITNLCDKFIKEYINN